From Mesomycoplasma dispar, a single genomic window includes:
- the holA gene encoding DNA polymerase III subunit delta: MFFVFGSDNYIVQKKISSIAKSQNTKIINFFTSDSYEFIRKNITNFSLFDSKKTFVFNDFLYFSVENKANQYLLSKIKNTNHTIIFKYIINEKNTISNAKNSIIYKSFSPISKIIQTSEINQKNIAKFIRISLNNLKVDLKTSEIIELESRLPLNGSIINNEILKLKSLNCPINSEIIQNFVSEYSTHSTWDFINSFVNLDLKSVLKFYRHKMLEGQTLNLLIGQINSKLSLSFFVYLQKKLGLTNQQISQKMKISNFQINKAIDLYHNIGIEKLENLIIKLAKLDTQMKKSQVNQKLAFELYLLGLIS; this comes from the coding sequence ATGTTTTTTGTTTTTGGAAGTGACAATTACATTGTCCAAAAAAAAATTTCAAGTATCGCAAAATCTCAAAATACTAAAATAATTAACTTTTTTACTAGTGATTCATACGAATTTATTAGGAAAAATATTACAAATTTTTCACTTTTTGATAGCAAAAAAACCTTTGTTTTTAATGATTTTTTATATTTTTCAGTAGAGAATAAAGCTAATCAATATCTGCTTTCAAAGATTAAAAACACTAATCACACAATTATTTTTAAATACATTATTAATGAAAAAAACACCATTTCTAATGCTAAAAACTCGATAATTTATAAATCTTTTTCACCAATTTCAAAAATAATCCAAACTTCTGAAATTAATCAAAAAAATATCGCTAAATTTATTAGAATTTCGCTTAATAATTTAAAAGTCGATTTAAAAACTAGCGAAATTATCGAACTTGAATCGCGGTTACCACTTAATGGTTCGATTATTAATAACGAAATTTTAAAATTAAAAAGTTTAAATTGTCCAATAAATTCTGAAATAATTCAAAATTTTGTAAGTGAGTATTCAACACATTCAACTTGAGATTTTATTAATTCTTTTGTTAATTTGGATTTAAAAAGTGTTTTAAAGTTTTATCGCCATAAAATGTTAGAGGGTCAAACTTTAAACTTGCTAATTGGTCAAATAAATTCAAAATTATCACTTAGTTTTTTTGTTTATTTGCAAAAAAAACTTGGTTTGACAAACCAACAAATTTCTCAAAAAATGAAAATTTCCAATTTTCAGATAAACAAAGCGATCGATTTATACCATAATATCGGAATTGAAAAACTTGAAAATCTAATAATAAAACTTGCAAAATTAGACACCCAAATGAAAAAATCACAAGTAAATCAGAAATTAGCATTCGAACTCTATCTCCTTGGTTTAATCAGTTAA